In Heterodontus francisci isolate sHetFra1 chromosome 48, sHetFra1.hap1, whole genome shotgun sequence, a single window of DNA contains:
- the LOC137357294 gene encoding uncharacterized protein, translating to MCVGTSSPEEALYDNVKHEIVPVLVNISGMKMPGYCTEQARNMYSVLSKIVMQQAADAMGATRFRGQDQLYRTKRGIVNDVATRFNTGASIVNSLDILEKMEHLKGGMKGLLKRAEKNQEDQTNLGEEGTEIQLDGITILEAHARTVNHLIDREKEDAAKLRQGQLSHAYGLWMVGQTQHNLDQIQRGEVPDWIDTPHLARLAGRKGTLDNCTPKGPTRVYPVIPDCEMGKAYQLENIGVLRGNTSLRYYLTETSAIPHGMQAEGRHYRTDGCVIEIIPAPKHFARTGYGGKGKYCVSTTGSSYRYNNLQCPIPFSNFCFTPLRPVNIGQARIIQVRRRGTKIINVTDHLHDHLQDYKEPEPVHIPHLAEVLRELRLRVGQSVKLYYQLQTKIKKLEKDTDTELQDRSW from the coding sequence atgtgtgtgggtacatcgagcccagaggaagcgttgtatgataatgttaaacatgagattgtgcctgtcctggtcaatatctcagggatgaaaatgccaggatattgtacggaacaggcaagaaatatgtatagtgtattaagtaagattgtaatgcagcaggctgccgatgccatgggtgcaactagatttagaggccaggatcagctttacagaacaaagagggggatagttaatgacgttgctaccagattcaataccggtgcctccattgtaaactcattagatatacttgaaaagatggaacaccttaaaggaggaatgaagggactcttaaagagagcagagaaaaatcaggaagatcagaccaatctgggagaagagggcacggagatacaattagacggaattacgatattagaggcacatgccagaaccgtcaaccacctcatagatagagaaaaggaagatgccgcaaagctaaggcagggacaactcagtcacgcttatggcttgtggatggtgggacagacacaacacaacctcgatcagatccaaaggggggaggtgcccgattggatagataccccacatctggctcggctagccgggagaaaagggacactggacaattgtactccgaaaggacccaccagagtatacccagtgatcccagattgtgaaatgggcaaagcttaccagttggaaaatattggggtcCTACGGGGTAATACCTCCCTCCGCtactatttaactgaaacctctgccatcCCTCATGGGATGCAAGCAGAGGGGAGACATTATCGAACCGACGGTTGTGTCATAGAGATCAtacctgccccaaagcattttgcaagaacaggctacggaggtaaagggaaatactgcgtttccaccacaggaagttcctaccgctacaataatctacaatgccctatcccattttctaatttttgctttacgCCCTTACGGCCAGTCAATATAGGAcaagcccgaattatccaggttcggcgtagaggtaccaagatcattaacgtcactgatcatctccatgaccacctacaggattacaaggaaccagaaccagtccacatcccacacctggccgaagtgctaagggaattaaggctcagg